The window tcactcagcatgtgtaaacataacatggctaaaaatagattggctatgaatttcaggatgacaacttggtacagtcatgttcctaatactttcgtggcaattttgactatatttccccaccatatcatgggatgatctcatacacttcggaaagcgaaatttgtggatggcccgacagctttttctttgcagtttgaataattttgtgtttaattgtgattgataaattgtgattaaataactatgaaaatgaattttcattggccatcatttcccgagcctgttatcaaagtacatttcaatattttattcaaagtttggcGCAACAAAGTCGACATGTccttctgtgtccagctgggttgactgtatgagcgcaggtcatctcacagcgatcaacatcatgtcgcccactgTAGTAATTTCAAgccccaggctttggtagtccgtgtgggctaccatttcattctttttggtagccccaggaaaagttggtagtctgtggacgcgggactaccgctaatttcgagccctgcatcaTGTGCTGTAACATGAAAGGTCAATTAACATACTGAATCCACAAAGTTTAACCCAAACCTTCATCACAGAAATTGTAAACATTTCTTTCATAATCAAAAAGAGCAATCAAGGGACAATGTGCTGAGTATAGGGGAGATGTGAAGTACCTAAAATTTTCTGatattgaaaattaaataagACTGCTATACCCAGGGGGAATattaaactttgattttcacaaaagcaagATACTGATACTGAAAATTAAAAAGGACTGCTATACTCAGGGGGAATattaaactttgattttcacaaagcaaGACTGAAATCTCTATGTACTCTACCAAAGTAAAATCCACACACAGCAGACCAGCAAAGGCCAGGACCCATTCCACAGTAATGCACCAGTTTGTCTATTTGAAAACCTATAAGTTTATGTGTCTGTTACTTTCAGTAAAGGTTACTATTTGTACACATGTGTCATGTGTGTAGATTTCTTGGAGATTAAAATTGCCAACATTCTTTTGATTTTGGATGGGTAAGGGAGCTTACCCAGAGTGTGAGAATTGATTTCTATTTAAAGGAATCACAGTAATGTTTTCAAGACAAGCCATTGTCCCCATGATGGCACAGTTCTTCTTCATATCAGCTAGCAGGTTTTCATTTTGGTTGATTTCACAAAGGCTTACAAAATAATTACTGGTAGTTCCTACTGAAATTGATGCAAAATGCCCAtttaaacccttttcctgccaagtccatatttcaccatcaggtcaagatgattaaaattaatgaaacacaacatattccatatagtgtattttaacataatactgtacatttgagggctgttgaaaacataaataccggtactgtaaacttgatatttttggactaaagatgctataacataccaagccaagtgggtgaaaatacataatgttttggctcaatacctctttttactgacttgaaggatggggaagtgatactgtctggtgGGAAAAGGGTTAACCAGCTTCTACATTCAACCACTTCTCTGAAATGAGTGGTACTATACATACCTTATGGAAGAATTCATCTTCTGggtttgaaaattgtaaatctGTGCCCATTTTAgcattcttttctttttttcgatgacccttgaccctgtTCACTGTCCACCACCTCTTTGAAAGTTTTACTGATCAGTATGAAATTTTCGAAGGCATAATTCATGCCTTTACTCACAGCAGTTTTAATGTCTTTCCTGTGAAGACAAGGAAGAAGCGGCATTGTTATGACTCAACACGAAATTTGAAGCacagaaatcattgcactttCTTCCCATTCCATTTCATACATATTGTAAAACCCTTATAACAATAACACTTCCATTGTGAGCTTTTCATTTAGTGTCCAATCCTGTAGGTGTAAAAGTCTCAGATCTTCAACTTTGTGTGAACACACAAAATACACCATGACAGACTGAGTCTCTTATTACAAACTGATTCATCCAGACATTTCATGGAGATGATGTAGGTTTACCTTGCTCACCCACCAATGAAATAATGTAAAGACATTATTTCATGGAGATGATGTAGGTTTACGTCATATTACATTGCTCACGAAATAATCTAAAGACATTATTTCATGGAGATGATGTAGGTTTACGTCATATTACACTGCTCACCAAACAATGACATAATCTGAAGACATGATTTCATGGAGATGATGTTGGTTTACCCCGTTGTGTCATCAGATAATGACCTTAGTAAGTGCTAACAAAATCATGGTTTATAGCAAGTTCACATTCCAAAATGGAGCTTGCTAGCAATAATATGCATCTCTTTTCTTCTATTGCCTATTTTTATTTCACTCTCACTTTCCTGAACCTCTGGCATAGTGCTTGTGGAAATAGAACAAATGATGCATACTGTGATCTTGATTTGATCTTTATCTATTATCTTTTTATCTTgatttgactttcaaattttaaagggCACTTGTGCGCGCATTGGTGCTACTGTAAAAGGTAAATTGACTTTTCCTGAattttttgtgtcttttgaCTGTTTATCAACCTAccttttcaaattttggtggatTCAAACCAAAGAATGTACTTACTTTGGTCTGACGAAATATAAGAGAATAGAATAAATCTGCAACAGCAGGCACTTACTGTAAACTTTTATGTTGAGGCAAAGCAATCTGGGGTGGTACATTCACAAATCTGTCATTCATGAGAAATCCCACTGGTTTGGTGTCATCGGAGagtattttctgtaatttgtcaaCTTCACTGTCACTGCAACATTTACTACATTGCCCAAGAATGAGTGACTTGATCTCTTTGATGCAATTGACATCCTGTAAGATAGTGAAAATAGCAAATTAGAAACTGTAAACATACACGTATGTACCTTTTACGCAGCATGTACCTCGCAACTTACTACAGAacttaatattttcaaataattgatGAAGGCAGTCctgttttttgacattttttgggTTCTCTTATTTATGGGAAAGTTAAAGGTATTCTACTGCATATAAATACCTACGCTCAGTTTTTGATTGTTCACATTCACCAAATTCACATACATACAGTTACTGTACTATATTTTTACGGCAAGATTTCTGACATACATGAGAATTTACACTATCAAGATACCTGGGAGCTGAAGGGAAGCGTTGCGATAGCCAACACTTGCTAGAGTCGAGAATCACAAATTCTCATGCCAAATACAGCCAAAGCAATGTTGAGATGTGCCCTTCAAAGCACATTTGATCTCAGAGATTGACAATCCTGAAGATGCTTGAAATGGATGGTGTTTGCAAAGTGTGAGAAGATAATGAGGTTTACCTTTCTGTCTGTTATGTTTATGACCGTTGTAAATCcaaaaatatcatcatcatcatcttcatcatcagagTCACTATCAGCGATGAGATCATTGGCACTTTGCTAAAATCAAAATCAAGCATTGTAATTTTATTCTCACCTCCCTGCCGATATATGACATTACCACAATTTCTTAACAACCTTTCAATTTCCTCAACAATATTTGAAGTACCGGTAAGTGCATTAGAGAGCTAGGCAGTGGGTAGTTTATACCCTGAAAGTAATGCTGGTATTCACCTGATAGGAGCAATGAAAACACTGGTAAAAATTCTGGTATACATTTGATTGACAACACGAAACGTTCATCAgttgaattatgcaaatagcttcCCTTATTGAGTGAATCTACAGCCTGGAGAGTGAAATGCCACTTGACATGTCATAGatggtgaaaaatattttcaacagtgTTATAATAGGTGTATGAATATTGAACTTCCAAATATCAGTAACACTTAGGTATATCTATCCGACAAGCAATATTAGtttgttcatgaaaaatcacGCTCAAAATGAGCAAAAGTTGTACttgaatgattaaaatatttgcTTTAGGTAATGAAACCAGCAACAAGTTCAGCGTTCCTACCTTGATCACACTTCCAATGTAGTTCTGGGAAATGATAAGTTCTGTCAACTCTGATAGATTCACCTTGGCTTTCAGGAAAAGCTGACAAAGGAATCAAGAATACATCATATGAGGGACTACCACACTGGCCATTGTATCCACAGCGGTATTGattaatcataaaaattggtaacgaaattttatgtttgtgtattttcataACTGCATatgcttgaaaaattttcttaccaTACAGTCATACATAGAATTTGATGTCCTCAAGAGCACCAGAACACCTGGCAGTTACCTGCCCATTTTAGTGAATCACATTTGATATTATATGCAAGACATGGTCAAAGCCCTTGGCTCTGGGTAAATATGACTGGCTCTTAAATggaatttaaatggaaaattaAGGTTCATGTTCTGGCAAAGTACTCATAATCATCAATCAATGCAATTCACTTCTGCAATGGGATTTGTGATTGTCAAGTTGATTGTGCACTGTCAGGCTAAATGCACTGATCATGGTTGTTCCAAATCTTATGGGCACACTTTCCGCAGAAATACCAGAAGTTTAAACTCAACAAGGAAATGTGATTACGAATTGGAAAAAATCTTGGATGAAACATGTGAAACACAAATCAGAAGAAATTCGGCTCTAAATTAAAAGAATTTGAGATTATTACTTGCTGTAAAAGCCTCTTGATACCATGAAAGTCTGTGTCTATAGGTGGGAGGGCTTCAAATTCCACTTGAACTTCCTAAAAATCCAAAGGAAAGAAAATGTTAACAATGAACATGTACTGGTGCATTAAAACCACCTTTTGGAAGTTTATTATGGTCCTTGTTTAACAAATATTCTTCAAgtgattgaaatttcattcactgaacTTGGCCTTAAGTTGAAAGATCAATATTTATTCAACAGATGTATATATTGACTGCAGAATAGTCTATAGTCATAGGTTATAGCTAGGTGAGTTAGAAGCCTCTCTTAAACATTACATGTATACTTCTCAGTAGGTTTGCCACGCTATCAACTCAGAAATCAGTGAGATAGAGTTGAAGGATGCTGAAAACCAAAAAGTGACACCTCAATTCACACATATGACGATGGTGACGTTGACACATATCAAATCACAGTAATTACTCTTTCTTGATCTGCTACCCTACCGATTGAAAGCTAGTATACAGTAAAGTTCCATTCAGTAGTCAAACATGCTAATTTTAGAGACTTTTTTGCTTGAACTCAGTATATTTACCATTTACAGTAAATTGAAAGTGTGCAAACATTCTTCTGTATGATCTGAATTGACTGGCACTGTTTAGTCACTGCTCTCTGGTGATTTATCCTAGAACCTTGCTGGAGTTTCTGAAGTCAGAATCTATGATGAGGTTCTAGCTTTAAGATGATCAGAATATTGAGCTCAGAACATGGTCATGCTGAGGAAGCTTTATTGACAAGTGGCTGTTTATATGTGATGGTgtacaaatatgtcaaaaaaaatcaccatTCTATTGTGTAAATGATTCTGCAATCCCATTGCTTCATGTGCCCTCTATCCAAGCCAACTTGAGGCGCCACAGACTCACAAGTTTTCTGActaaagaaaattttacatattacatGTGTTTGTAATGGGCTGACTCCAGGAAATTTCGATAAATTCCTGGATGGACTAAAAGAGTTTGAAAATCTTGAGAGTTAGATGGCGCATCGATAGTCTAGAATTTAGATGGTGCATTGATAGTCTAGAATCTAGATGTCTGATGGTTCTTTTGCTTTCTGTCCCATGGGAAAGGCAAAAGGCCCTACAGACCTCTAGATTCTGGACTAGCACATTGATGATGAACAGCACCTAAGAAGATAGGGTGTTATACTGCCCTCACTGGTCatgtgaaatatttccacaGCTCAGATATCATTTGACAAATACCGCGCCGTGCTTTGCACCCCACAGTAAGTCTAACGGGCATACGGGGCTCCACAGATGAGTTATCAGTTGTTATTGACGACTTGACGCTTTACAAGTTTTAGTACACTTTGCTACAAGGGATAATGCAAGCATTGGCATCAGTGCAAGTCTAAATCGAAACGTTTGAATTTCGAACACCATCCACGTGCGTGCAGAGTTGGTGAGATTCGCCTCTCAATCTTAATGAACGTTATACCTCATTTACATCCATATCGGAACTGTTTTCGTCCGAATCCATTTCTTCATCAACGTTGTCGCCCACATTCCCCTCGTTGACCATGTCGTCGTCGTCAGCTGCTTGCTGGACAGTGCGTCGTTTCTTGCCATGTGTAGCCATTTTTTGTTGACCCTTGACCCGGAATAATTCTGTACTTCCGGGTCAGACGACAACACTCTAGGTGTCTgtgagcacggtccctccaccgtgCTGTGAGTGACGAGATCTGAGCTACTCCAGGTAAACTCATGTTTAACAAGTAGTTTTGCCGTGTGCAGGGTCGTTACCGAGTTTTGATGTTTCTAACCTTTACAGTGCAATGACACTTTTCATCGTTATACTAGTACTTTTCCCTGACTTGTCAAAGAGAGCGAAAAGTCTGAGACCTTTCCCACTGTGGGGACGACGATtgttgatgttgtcattttttgtgtcaagtgtCGTCTGCTTTCCTAGGTGTACAGACTGAGAAGTATAAAAAAAGAAGATGGCATAGATATAAGCTATAAAATTtgtcatgaaaaaatattttttccaaagcTATGTCGATTCTCCCACCAGGCTAAGAAAACAAAGTTACTTTATCAGCCAGACTACAAATTACAatgttttttgaccaaatgtacgTCACACACATATTGACATCTGATCTTTTCGGAAAACTGCGTGCTCTACTACATCACAGCAGCTATGGGCAGGCTTACAAATACGTGCATCTACGCAAAGCAGACTGCGGCTCTCCAAACAAATTCCtgcaccattttcaaaaatctgtttattttgttatttgtttgcACAACACCTTTTGGTTTGTTTGTGAAGTTAACAATATTTTGAGGGGGAAAAAACTACTTTTTCACTACATCATTTTGCAGTACATAAGGAAATATCGATAGTGTGAAATACCAAACTTAGTTTGAGCCAAAACAAGGACATAGTATTTGATATTTTGCTTGTTTCGATTTTCATAGTGTAGGGGGTTATTCTTCAAACTAGTGCGGGAGAGATTCTCGtttatattcatttaattttttactcttttgatatttttaatagaTATTGTTGTAtgttaaatagtcattctaagGCAAAAAGCAAAATGGTCCAGCAGAATCAAGTCACCCACACCCCCAGAAAGCAGTAAAGAGATGTTGTATCCAATGAATTAGCTTACAAGGTTATAGTATGAATTgctgaga of the Ptychodera flava strain L36383 chromosome 20, AS_Pfla_20210202, whole genome shotgun sequence genome contains:
- the LOC139119926 gene encoding LOW QUALITY PROTEIN: BRCA2 and CDKN1A-interacting protein-like (The sequence of the model RefSeq protein was modified relative to this genomic sequence to represent the inferred CDS: inserted 2 bases in 1 codon), yielding MATHGKKRRTVQQAADDDDMVNEGNVGDNVDEEMDSDENSSDMDVNEEVQVEFEALPPIDTDFHGIKRLLQQLFLKAKVNLSELTELIISQNYIGSVIKQSANDLIADSDSDDEDDDDDIFGFTTVINITDRKDVNCIKEIKSLILGQCSKCCSDSEVDKLQKILSDDTKPVGFLMNDRFVNVPPQIALPQHKSLQKDIKTAVSKGMNYAFENFILISKTFKEVVDSEQGQGSSXKKEKNAKMGTDLQFSNPEDEFFHKEAVLSFDYPVTGDSDSVLAGSWSFDDTAMKTYRTVMILTKADLQSVLVQLEDELSM